A stretch of Microbacterium caowuchunii DNA encodes these proteins:
- a CDS encoding DUF4349 domain-containing protein — protein MNQQIAQNEQTLPEAPDTAQVARMEASVMGRIREDRSRRRVRRVRMWGGAAAVAAVVALAAIISPAVLSGIGGAASSTDGTVMVAPAAEPFPLLEGPAMDEGMLEGRSAGGAAESADMALEGATGRDVIANGWVQLTVDDVEATTDRVTALAVAEGGYVESANLGRTGPLPADRSMPVVGGESWITIRVPADRLTAVVDEVSGFGEVTATSIDRTDVTTQTVDLRARITAQEESVARLTELLGQAGSVADLIAAESALAERQAQLDADRQQLQLLETQVAMSSLTVTLSRTPETVTADPAGFGDGLSAGWNGLVATLNGTVVALGFLLPWLVLVGVIVLAVWGIRTLVVRRRHRGTRAGGSDVSDG, from the coding sequence GTGAACCAGCAGATCGCGCAGAACGAGCAGACGCTGCCCGAGGCGCCGGACACGGCGCAGGTCGCACGGATGGAGGCATCCGTGATGGGCCGGATCCGCGAGGACCGGTCCCGGCGCCGGGTGCGCCGGGTCCGTATGTGGGGCGGCGCGGCCGCCGTGGCCGCGGTGGTGGCCCTGGCCGCCATCATCTCCCCCGCGGTGCTCTCCGGCATCGGGGGCGCCGCGTCGTCCACCGACGGGACCGTGATGGTCGCCCCCGCCGCGGAGCCCTTCCCGCTCCTGGAAGGACCGGCCATGGACGAGGGGATGCTCGAGGGCCGCAGCGCCGGTGGCGCTGCGGAGTCCGCGGACATGGCCCTCGAGGGCGCGACGGGAAGGGACGTGATCGCGAACGGGTGGGTCCAGCTGACGGTGGATGACGTGGAGGCGACGACGGACCGGGTGACGGCGCTCGCGGTGGCCGAGGGCGGCTACGTCGAATCCGCGAACCTGGGACGCACCGGTCCCCTGCCCGCGGACCGGTCGATGCCCGTGGTGGGCGGCGAGAGCTGGATCACCATCCGGGTCCCCGCGGACCGGCTCACCGCCGTCGTCGATGAGGTCTCCGGCTTCGGAGAGGTCACCGCCACCTCGATCGACCGCACGGACGTGACGACGCAGACGGTCGATCTGCGGGCGCGGATCACCGCGCAGGAGGAATCGGTGGCGCGGCTGACCGAACTCCTGGGGCAGGCGGGGTCCGTCGCGGACCTGATCGCGGCGGAGAGCGCCCTGGCCGAGCGGCAGGCCCAGCTCGACGCGGACCGCCAGCAGCTCCAGCTGCTCGAGACCCAGGTCGCGATGTCGTCGCTGACCGTCACGCTGAGCCGTACCCCGGAGACCGTCACCGCGGATCCGGCCGGTTTCGGGGACGGACTGTCCGCCGGGTGGAACGGACTGGTCGCGACCCTGAACGGGACGGTGGTGGCCCTCGGCTTCCTCCTGCCCTGGCTGGTCCTGGTGGGCGTGATCGTGCTCGCGGTGTGGGGCATCCGGACACTCGTCGTGCGGCGACGGCACCGCGGCACCCGGGCCGGCGGGTCCGACGTCAGCGACGGCTGA
- the leuD gene encoding 3-isopropylmalate dehydratase small subunit, translated as MEKFTVHTGVAVPLKRAAVDTDQIIPAVYLKRVTKTGFEDALFANWRQDPEFVLNQAPFAGASVLIAGPDFGTGSSREHAVWALRDYGFRVVLSTKFADIFRGNAGKQGLVTGIVAEADLERLWAAVDAQPGVSATVDLQAKEVAIGELRVPFEIDDYTRWRLLEGLDDIGLTLRNEDKIAAYEARREPWKPRTLPVPSLPAQ; from the coding sequence ATGGAGAAGTTCACCGTACACACCGGCGTCGCGGTGCCGCTCAAGCGAGCGGCCGTCGACACCGACCAGATCATCCCCGCCGTCTATCTGAAGCGCGTGACCAAGACGGGCTTCGAGGACGCGCTGTTCGCGAACTGGCGGCAGGACCCCGAGTTCGTGCTCAACCAGGCGCCGTTCGCCGGTGCGTCCGTGCTCATCGCTGGACCGGACTTCGGCACCGGGTCGAGCCGGGAGCACGCCGTCTGGGCGCTGCGCGACTATGGCTTCCGGGTCGTGCTCAGCACGAAGTTCGCGGACATCTTCCGCGGCAACGCGGGCAAGCAGGGACTCGTGACCGGAATCGTCGCGGAGGCCGACCTGGAGCGTCTCTGGGCTGCCGTCGACGCCCAGCCCGGGGTCTCGGCGACGGTCGATCTGCAGGCCAAGGAGGTCGCGATCGGCGAGCTCCGGGTCCCGTTCGAGATCGACGATTACACTAGGTGGCGGCTCCTGGAGGGTCTCGACGACATCGGGCTCACCCTCCGGAACGAAGACAAGATCGCCGCCTACGAGGCGCGACGCGAACCCTGGAAGCCGCGGACCCTACCGGTTCCGTCGCTTCCCGCACAGTGA
- a CDS encoding pyridoxamine 5'-phosphate oxidase family protein yields MYETRQEIADLQGLMDRSHAAGSAHLREIVQGERRLTAARVVDELVGMKVLSLATVTARGEPRVSAVDGHFLHGAWTFGTDGRAAKARHLGVRPAVSAAHVDGERLGVFCHGEAVRFTPGHPTWTETIAHWRTHYGSDPTTWGDDIRMYRITPSWFVGYGVPDRPADGGAVDDSGIR; encoded by the coding sequence ATGTACGAGACGCGCCAGGAGATCGCCGACCTGCAGGGTCTGATGGACCGGTCCCACGCGGCCGGATCAGCGCACCTCCGCGAGATCGTCCAGGGCGAACGCCGGCTGACCGCGGCCCGCGTGGTCGACGAGCTCGTCGGGATGAAGGTCCTGAGCCTCGCCACCGTCACCGCGCGGGGGGAACCACGCGTGAGCGCCGTGGACGGTCACTTCCTGCACGGCGCCTGGACCTTCGGGACGGACGGACGCGCAGCCAAAGCACGTCACCTCGGCGTCCGGCCCGCAGTGAGCGCCGCGCACGTGGACGGCGAGCGGCTGGGTGTGTTCTGCCACGGCGAGGCGGTCCGGTTCACACCGGGCCATCCGACGTGGACCGAGACGATCGCGCACTGGCGCACGCACTACGGCAGCGACCCGACGACCTGGGGCGACGACATCCGGATGTACCGGATCACGCCGTCCTGGTTCGTCGGCTACGGCGTTCCCGACCGCCCCGCGGACGGCGGCGCGGTCGACGACTCCGGGATCAGATGA
- a CDS encoding TerC/Alx family metal homeostasis membrane protein: MGFEIPLWFEIGALVVLVLILVADLLIILKRPHIPSMKEATLWVAFYVALALVFAVILFGVTGSGDAAGQFVAGWLTEYSLSIDNLFVFVLLMGQFAVPRKYQQEVLMVGIIIALVLRGAFIMLGAVLIENLSWIFYVFGLFLIYTAWRQAFPGKEDHDVKRETGLVRFLRRFIDISDSYDGSKLRTVVGGKRVWTPMILVFLAIGFTDLVFAIDSIPAIFGITRSPFIVFTANLFALMGLRQLYFLLGGLLDRLKYLHYGIAFILAFIGVKLFFHALHENELPFINGGQHVEWAPDISTLTSLAVIVAAMAVATITSLIAARRTGPAPAAPTSPAEVSDEDASSGRD, encoded by the coding sequence ATGGGCTTCGAGATTCCGCTCTGGTTCGAGATCGGTGCCCTGGTCGTCCTGGTGCTCATCCTGGTCGCCGACCTGCTCATCATCCTGAAGCGCCCCCACATCCCCTCCATGAAGGAGGCCACGCTCTGGGTGGCCTTCTACGTCGCGCTCGCGCTCGTGTTCGCGGTCATCCTGTTCGGCGTGACGGGGAGCGGCGACGCCGCCGGGCAGTTCGTCGCGGGCTGGCTCACCGAGTACAGCCTCTCGATCGACAACCTCTTCGTCTTCGTGCTGCTGATGGGGCAGTTCGCGGTGCCCCGCAAGTACCAGCAGGAGGTGCTGATGGTGGGGATCATCATCGCGCTCGTCCTGCGCGGCGCATTCATCATGCTGGGCGCGGTCCTGATCGAGAACCTCAGCTGGATCTTCTACGTCTTCGGCCTCTTCCTGATCTACACGGCGTGGCGGCAGGCGTTCCCCGGCAAGGAGGACCACGACGTCAAGCGGGAGACGGGTCTCGTCCGGTTCCTGCGCCGCTTCATCGACATCAGCGACTCCTACGACGGGTCGAAGCTGCGCACGGTCGTGGGCGGCAAGCGGGTGTGGACCCCGATGATCCTCGTGTTCCTGGCGATCGGGTTCACAGATCTCGTGTTCGCGATCGATTCCATCCCGGCGATCTTCGGAATCACCCGCAGTCCGTTCATCGTTTTCACGGCGAACCTGTTCGCCCTCATGGGACTGCGCCAGCTCTACTTCCTGCTCGGCGGGCTGCTCGACCGCCTGAAGTACCTGCACTACGGGATCGCGTTCATCCTCGCCTTCATCGGGGTGAAGCTCTTCTTCCACGCCCTGCACGAGAACGAGCTCCCGTTCATCAACGGCGGGCAGCACGTCGAGTGGGCGCCGGACATCTCCACGTTGACGTCGCTCGCGGTCATCGTGGCAGCGATGGCGGTCGCCACGATCACGAGCCTGATCGCCGCCCGTCGCACCGGACCGGCCCCCGCCGCGCCGACATCACCCGCCGAGGTCTCCGACGAGGACGCATCGTCGGGCCGCGACTGA
- the murA gene encoding UDP-N-acetylglucosamine 1-carboxyvinyltransferase, with protein MTLLGDTATTGGRKGGEGEVLAIRGGRPLRGTVQVLGAKNLVTKAMVAALLGESPSTLRDVPEISDVAVVRSLLEVHGVQVQELGERGSLVLDPRGVESAHMEEIDAHAGASRIPILFCGPLLHRLGQAFIPDLGGCRIGDRPIDFHLDALRKFGAVVEKLPSGIRLSAPRGLHGANIHLPYPSVGATEQVLLTAVRAEGVTELHNAAIEPEIMDLIAVLQKMGAIISYEPNRVIVIEGVPRLEGYDHRAIFDRNEAASWASAAIATDGEIFVEGARQQEMLTFLNVLRKVGADFQIREDGILFRRGGQLRGVTVETDVHPGFMTDWQQPLIVALTQAEGRSIVHETVYENRFGFTQALVQMGADITVYPNGLQDGPRRVPRRSLEQAAVINGPTPLHGADITVPDLRGGYSHVIAALAAEGESTVRNIGIIRRGYADFLDKLTALGADFDVIG; from the coding sequence ATGACACTCCTCGGCGACACCGCGACCACGGGCGGCCGGAAAGGAGGGGAAGGCGAGGTTCTCGCCATCCGCGGCGGGCGACCGTTGCGCGGAACGGTGCAGGTTCTGGGCGCCAAGAACCTCGTGACCAAGGCGATGGTGGCGGCCCTCCTGGGTGAGAGCCCGAGCACGCTGCGCGACGTCCCGGAGATCAGCGACGTCGCCGTGGTGCGATCCCTGCTCGAGGTACACGGTGTGCAGGTGCAGGAGCTGGGTGAGCGCGGTTCCCTCGTGCTCGATCCCCGCGGCGTGGAGAGCGCGCACATGGAGGAGATCGACGCGCACGCCGGTGCGTCGCGGATCCCGATCCTCTTCTGCGGACCGCTGCTGCACCGCCTCGGTCAGGCGTTCATCCCCGACCTCGGCGGATGCCGCATCGGCGACCGGCCCATCGACTTCCATCTCGACGCGCTGCGCAAGTTCGGCGCGGTCGTCGAGAAGCTCCCGAGCGGCATCCGCCTGTCGGCGCCGCGCGGGCTGCACGGTGCGAACATCCACCTCCCGTACCCGAGCGTCGGTGCCACCGAGCAGGTGCTCCTGACCGCTGTGCGGGCCGAGGGCGTCACGGAGCTGCACAACGCGGCGATCGAGCCGGAGATCATGGATCTCATCGCCGTCCTGCAGAAGATGGGCGCGATCATCTCGTACGAGCCGAACCGCGTCATCGTCATCGAGGGCGTTCCGCGTCTCGAGGGTTACGACCACCGCGCGATCTTCGACCGGAACGAGGCCGCGAGCTGGGCGAGTGCCGCGATCGCCACCGACGGCGAGATCTTCGTCGAGGGGGCGCGCCAGCAGGAGATGCTCACGTTCCTGAACGTGCTGCGCAAGGTCGGCGCCGACTTCCAGATCCGTGAGGACGGCATCCTCTTCCGCCGCGGCGGACAGCTCCGTGGCGTCACGGTCGAGACCGACGTGCACCCCGGGTTCATGACCGACTGGCAGCAGCCCCTGATCGTCGCGCTGACGCAGGCGGAGGGTCGTTCCATCGTCCACGAGACCGTCTACGAGAACCGGTTCGGCTTCACCCAGGCGCTCGTCCAGATGGGCGCCGACATCACGGTGTACCCGAACGGACTTCAGGACGGTCCGCGGCGCGTGCCCCGTCGCTCCCTCGAGCAGGCGGCGGTCATCAACGGGCCGACCCCGCTGCACGGCGCCGACATCACCGTTCCGGACCTGCGCGGCGGATACAGCCACGTCATCGCGGCGCTGGCGGCGGAGGGCGAGTCCACCGTGCGCAACATCGGTATCATCCGACGCGGCTACGCCGACTTCCTCGACAAGCTGACCGCGCTCGGCGCGGACTTCGACGTCATCGGCTGA
- the leuC gene encoding 3-isopropylmalate dehydratase large subunit: MSHTEHSAPPRTLAEKVWDNHLVVKGQNGEPDLIYIDLHLVHEVTSPQAFDGLRAEGRPVRRLDLTIATEDHNTPTLDIDKPIADLTSRTQIETLRRNAAEFGVRLHSLGDKEQGIVHVVGPQLGLTMPGITVVCGDSHTSTHGAFGAMAFGIGTSEVEHVLATQTLPLKPFKTMAITVDGDLKPGVTAKDIVLAVIAKIGTNGGQGFVLEFRGSAIRALSMEGRMTICNMSIEAGARAGMVAPDETTFAYLKGRPHAPTGQDWEDAVAYWRTLPSDEGAVYDAEVVLDADELEPFVTWGTNPGQGVPLNDVVPAPTDFPDANDRAAAERALEYMDLEPGTRLKDVPVDAVFMGSCTNSRIEDLRAFASVVKGRKKADGVRVMVVPGSARVRLEAEAEGLDRVFLDFGAEWRFAGCSMCLGMNPDQLAPGERCASTSNRNFEGRQGKGGRTHLVSPLVAAATAVRGTLSSPSDLEPVAEVLTVGAEA, from the coding sequence ATGAGCCACACCGAGCACTCCGCGCCGCCCCGCACCCTGGCCGAGAAGGTCTGGGACAACCACCTGGTCGTCAAGGGCCAGAACGGCGAACCGGACCTCATCTACATCGACCTGCACCTGGTGCACGAGGTGACGAGCCCGCAGGCCTTCGACGGTCTGCGCGCCGAGGGACGGCCGGTGCGCCGACTCGACCTCACCATCGCCACGGAAGACCACAACACCCCGACGCTGGACATCGACAAGCCGATCGCGGACCTCACCAGCCGCACGCAGATCGAGACCCTGCGGCGCAACGCCGCCGAGTTCGGCGTGCGCCTGCACTCGCTCGGCGACAAGGAACAGGGGATCGTGCACGTCGTCGGTCCGCAGCTGGGACTGACGATGCCCGGTATCACCGTCGTCTGCGGTGACTCCCACACCTCGACGCACGGCGCCTTCGGCGCGATGGCCTTCGGGATCGGCACGAGCGAGGTCGAGCATGTCCTGGCGACGCAGACGCTGCCGCTGAAGCCGTTCAAGACGATGGCGATCACGGTGGACGGCGACCTGAAGCCGGGCGTCACCGCGAAGGACATCGTCCTGGCGGTGATCGCCAAGATCGGGACCAACGGCGGGCAGGGTTTCGTCCTGGAGTTCCGCGGCAGTGCCATCCGCGCCCTCTCGATGGAGGGGCGCATGACGATCTGCAACATGTCGATCGAGGCGGGCGCCCGCGCGGGCATGGTCGCCCCCGACGAGACGACCTTCGCGTATCTCAAGGGCCGGCCGCACGCCCCGACCGGTCAGGACTGGGAGGACGCGGTCGCCTACTGGCGGACGCTGCCCTCCGACGAGGGCGCCGTCTACGACGCCGAGGTGGTCCTCGACGCCGACGAGCTCGAGCCGTTCGTCACCTGGGGGACCAACCCCGGTCAGGGCGTCCCGCTGAACGACGTGGTGCCTGCGCCCACCGACTTCCCCGACGCGAACGACCGCGCCGCAGCGGAACGTGCGCTCGAGTACATGGACCTGGAGCCGGGCACCCGGCTCAAGGATGTCCCCGTCGACGCCGTGTTCATGGGCTCGTGCACGAACAGCCGGATCGAGGACCTGCGGGCCTTCGCCTCCGTCGTCAAGGGCCGGAAGAAGGCGGACGGCGTGCGTGTCATGGTCGTCCCCGGCTCCGCGCGGGTGCGCCTGGAGGCCGAGGCCGAGGGCCTCGATCGGGTGTTCCTGGACTTCGGTGCGGAATGGCGCTTCGCGGGATGCTCGATGTGTCTCGGCATGAACCCGGACCAGCTGGCGCCGGGTGAGCGCTGCGCGTCGACCTCGAACCGCAACTTCGAGGGGCGTCAGGGCAAGGGCGGCCGCACGCACCTCGTGTCCCCCCTCGTCGCCGCCGCCACCGCGGTCCGCGGCACCCTGTCGAGCCCGAGCGACCTGGAACCGGTCGCCGAGGTGCTCACCGTCGGAGCGGAGGCCTGA
- a CDS encoding cupin domain-containing protein has product MRAKARGARTRWAALILSGGMLLAGCGAVTPAGSTPTPAASEAPVRAVDLASGEQAEPVEVAVDGGADGVDVTFREITIEPGAGTGEHCHYGQLIAVVQEGELTHYAETHPGGVRVYSAGESIIEGTGYPHEGRNEGESDVVLWVTYVTPEHKPLAETDLSHCHE; this is encoded by the coding sequence ATGCGAGCGAAGGCGCGCGGAGCACGGACACGCTGGGCGGCACTGATCCTGTCGGGCGGGATGCTGCTCGCGGGCTGCGGAGCGGTCACCCCTGCGGGATCGACGCCGACTCCCGCGGCCTCCGAGGCCCCCGTCCGTGCCGTCGACCTGGCCTCCGGCGAGCAGGCCGAGCCGGTCGAGGTCGCCGTCGACGGCGGGGCGGACGGCGTGGACGTCACCTTCCGCGAGATCACGATCGAGCCGGGAGCAGGGACCGGCGAGCACTGCCACTACGGGCAGCTCATCGCCGTCGTGCAGGAGGGGGAGCTGACGCACTACGCCGAGACGCACCCGGGCGGCGTGCGGGTCTACTCGGCCGGGGAGTCGATCATCGAGGGCACCGGCTACCCCCACGAGGGACGCAACGAGGGCGAATCCGACGTGGTGCTCTGGGTCACCTACGTCACGCCGGAACACAAGCCTCTCGCCGAGACGGACCTGTCGCACTGCCACGAGTGA
- a CDS encoding alpha/beta fold hydrolase — protein MSSTNEPITNIVLVHGAFADGSGWRGVYDILTAQGHRVTSVQIPLTSLEDDIAATNRVLDMQDGPTILVGHSWGGTVITAAGNHPSVSGLVYVSALAPDSGENTAKQYEGFAPTPEFIIDVGDDGFGFLNFERFQSGFVAEASEADAAFLRDAQVPVNMAAFETPVEHAAWRDKPSWAVIATEDKAFDQAMLQSMAARAGSEVTYVTASHASYFTQPQAVAEVIQTAARNALVAVQ, from the coding sequence ATGAGTTCTACGAATGAACCGATCACGAACATCGTCCTCGTACACGGGGCGTTCGCTGACGGCTCCGGATGGCGCGGGGTGTACGACATCCTCACCGCACAGGGACACCGCGTCACCAGCGTGCAGATCCCGCTCACCTCGCTGGAGGACGACATCGCGGCGACGAACCGGGTGCTCGACATGCAGGACGGTCCGACGATCCTCGTCGGCCACTCCTGGGGCGGCACGGTCATCACCGCGGCCGGCAACCACCCGTCTGTGTCCGGGCTGGTGTACGTCTCGGCGCTCGCCCCGGACAGCGGAGAGAACACGGCGAAGCAGTATGAGGGGTTCGCCCCCACCCCGGAGTTCATCATCGATGTCGGAGACGACGGATTCGGGTTCCTCAACTTCGAGCGGTTCCAGAGCGGCTTCGTCGCCGAGGCGAGCGAAGCGGACGCGGCGTTCCTGCGCGATGCGCAGGTCCCCGTCAACATGGCGGCTTTCGAGACGCCGGTGGAGCACGCGGCATGGCGGGACAAGCCCTCCTGGGCCGTCATCGCGACCGAGGACAAGGCGTTCGACCAGGCGATGCTGCAGAGCATGGCGGCGCGGGCGGGCTCCGAGGTCACCTACGTCACCGCCAGTCACGCCTCGTACTTCACGCAGCCCCAGGCGGTCGCCGAGGTCATCCAGACCGCCGCTCGGAATGCGCTCGTGGCCGTGCAGTGA
- a CDS encoding RNA polymerase sigma factor, whose product MTTDAELVSRAVSGDEGAFRTLYRRHVDAVYRVAMILLEDRADAEDATQDAFVTAWRKLGELDLRGESALPWLATICRYTCANRLRTRGRERAHTAGEVDERTPATIDVEQHVVGAELASRIAREVAELNELDQRIFVLCVTEGFAYQSAAAELGLSHGAVRNRLSRIRGRLRESVQEGSAT is encoded by the coding sequence ATGACGACGGATGCGGAGCTGGTCTCGCGTGCGGTGTCCGGGGACGAGGGCGCGTTCCGCACCCTGTATCGACGTCACGTCGATGCGGTGTACCGGGTGGCCATGATCCTCCTCGAGGACAGGGCCGACGCCGAGGACGCCACCCAGGACGCCTTCGTCACCGCCTGGCGCAAGCTCGGCGAGCTGGACCTGCGGGGCGAGTCCGCCCTGCCGTGGCTGGCGACCATCTGCCGGTACACCTGCGCGAACCGTCTGCGCACCCGCGGTCGGGAACGGGCCCACACCGCCGGCGAGGTCGACGAGCGCACCCCCGCCACCATCGACGTCGAGCAGCACGTGGTCGGCGCGGAGCTCGCCTCGCGCATCGCCCGCGAGGTCGCCGAGCTGAACGAACTCGACCAGCGGATCTTCGTGCTCTGCGTCACCGAGGGATTCGCGTACCAGTCCGCCGCGGCAGAGCTGGGGCTGAGCCACGGTGCGGTCCGGAATCGCCTGTCCCGCATCCGGGGCCGGCTGCGGGAGTCCGTCCAGGAGGGAAGCGCAACGTGA
- the gdhA gene encoding NADP-specific glutamate dehydrogenase yields MPTLDTRLVSVFDEVVGRNPGEKEFHQAVREVLESLGPVITKHPEYADSEVIRRLCEPERQIIFRVPWVDDAGRTQLNRGFRVEFNSALGPFKGGLRFHPTVYLGIVKFLGFEQIFKNALTAMPIGGGKGGSDFDPKGRSDAEVMRFCQSFMTELYRHIGEYTDVPAGDIGVGGREIGYLFGQYKRITNRYESGVFTGKGITWGGSQVRTEATGYGTVFFVDEMLRSQSQSFDGKRVLISGSGNVAIYAVEKVHQLGGRVVACSDSSGYVVDEDGIDLELLKQVKSVERGRISEYADRRPRATFVAGGSIWDVPCDIALPCATQNELDEAAAGVLVRNGCRIVAEGANMPCTPGATRVFTEAGVLFAPGKAVNAGGVATSALEMQQNASRDSWSFDYTEERLGEIMRSIHDRCLDTAEEYGTPGNYVAGANIAGFTRVADAMLALGVI; encoded by the coding sequence GTGCCCACGCTCGATACTCGTCTCGTATCCGTCTTCGACGAGGTCGTCGGCCGCAACCCCGGTGAGAAGGAATTCCACCAGGCCGTTCGCGAGGTCCTCGAAAGCCTCGGTCCGGTCATCACCAAGCACCCGGAGTACGCCGATTCCGAGGTCATCCGTCGGCTGTGCGAGCCCGAACGACAGATCATCTTCCGCGTGCCGTGGGTCGACGACGCCGGTCGCACGCAGCTGAACCGTGGATTCCGGGTCGAGTTCAACTCGGCGCTCGGGCCGTTCAAGGGCGGCCTGCGGTTCCACCCGACCGTGTACCTCGGCATCGTCAAGTTCCTCGGTTTCGAGCAGATCTTCAAGAACGCCCTGACCGCCATGCCGATCGGCGGCGGCAAGGGCGGCTCGGACTTCGACCCCAAGGGCCGGTCCGACGCGGAGGTCATGCGGTTCTGCCAGTCCTTCATGACCGAGCTGTACCGCCACATCGGCGAGTACACCGATGTGCCCGCGGGTGACATCGGGGTGGGCGGCCGCGAGATCGGCTACCTCTTCGGTCAGTACAAGCGCATCACCAACCGCTACGAGTCCGGTGTGTTCACCGGCAAGGGCATCACCTGGGGCGGCTCGCAGGTGCGGACGGAAGCGACCGGCTACGGCACGGTGTTCTTCGTCGACGAGATGCTGCGCTCCCAGTCGCAGTCGTTCGACGGCAAGCGCGTCCTCATCTCGGGATCCGGGAACGTCGCGATCTACGCCGTCGAGAAGGTGCACCAGCTCGGCGGCCGCGTCGTCGCGTGCTCGGACTCCTCCGGCTACGTCGTGGACGAGGACGGCATCGACCTCGAGCTGCTCAAGCAGGTCAAGTCCGTCGAACGCGGCCGTATCTCCGAGTACGCCGATCGTCGGCCGCGCGCGACCTTCGTCGCCGGCGGGTCGATCTGGGACGTCCCCTGCGACATCGCGCTGCCGTGTGCGACGCAGAACGAACTCGACGAGGCTGCGGCCGGTGTCCTCGTGCGCAACGGCTGCCGCATCGTGGCCGAGGGCGCGAACATGCCGTGCACCCCCGGCGCGACGCGCGTGTTCACGGAGGCGGGCGTGCTGTTCGCCCCCGGCAAGGCGGTCAACGCCGGCGGGGTCGCGACCAGCGCCCTGGAGATGCAGCAGAACGCGTCCCGCGACTCGTGGTCGTTCGACTACACCGAGGAGCGTCTGGGCGAGATCATGCGCTCCATCCACGACCGGTGCCTGGACACCGCCGAGGAGTACGGGACGCCGGGCAACTACGTGGCCGGAGCGAACATCGCCGGATTCACCCGCGTGGCAGACGCCATGCTGGCGCTCGGCGTCATCTGA
- a CDS encoding MBL fold metallo-hydrolase, which yields MREMQQLRESIWALEMPFGPRGGYSIVYLIRSRDSVVVIDPGAHEGDNASRLEEALDALGFGVRDVAAIIGTHHHPDHIGLAAWLSETSGAALHVHEDELPDVLTPRERRYGDPDVHAERWGMPTGERDRIRFASTPVRFPVRSAIRTFRTGDRIVLGDDARGLVISTPGHTAGHVCLALEGERLVFTGDHVLPTGHPGLGLSADPGPDPVAAYLESLDRLEPYRDHEAAPGHGQAFSDLGERLSATRAHVLRRVAQVAEVVAAESDLSTWELASRLTWSGGFAALDGFTLRSALAQTELYRGHILRASSASAPSSSLSSSPSSSPSSSRETAR from the coding sequence ATGCGTGAGATGCAGCAGCTGCGCGAATCGATCTGGGCGCTCGAGATGCCGTTCGGGCCCCGTGGCGGGTACAGCATCGTCTACCTCATCCGCTCGCGTGACAGCGTGGTGGTGATCGATCCCGGGGCGCACGAGGGCGACAATGCCTCCCGGCTGGAGGAGGCGCTCGACGCCCTCGGCTTCGGCGTGCGCGACGTCGCGGCGATCATCGGGACCCACCATCATCCCGACCACATCGGTCTGGCGGCCTGGCTGTCCGAGACGAGCGGTGCGGCGCTCCACGTGCACGAGGACGAACTCCCGGACGTCCTCACGCCGCGGGAGCGACGATACGGCGACCCGGACGTCCACGCGGAGCGGTGGGGCATGCCGACCGGCGAACGCGACCGCATCCGGTTCGCCTCGACGCCGGTGCGCTTCCCGGTCCGGTCCGCGATCCGGACGTTCCGCACGGGGGACCGGATCGTTCTCGGCGACGACGCCCGTGGGCTCGTCATATCGACGCCGGGCCACACCGCCGGGCACGTCTGCCTCGCGCTGGAGGGGGAGCGGCTCGTGTTCACCGGCGACCACGTGCTGCCCACGGGGCATCCCGGCCTCGGTCTCAGCGCCGACCCCGGACCCGATCCCGTGGCGGCGTACCTCGAATCGCTGGACCGGCTGGAACCCTACCGCGACCACGAGGCGGCCCCCGGCCACGGCCAGGCCTTCTCGGATCTGGGCGAGCGACTCTCGGCCACCCGGGCGCATGTGCTCCGCCGCGTCGCCCAGGTCGCCGAGGTGGTGGCAGCCGAATCCGACCTCAGCACGTGGGAGCTGGCGTCACGTCTGACCTGGAGCGGGGGCTTCGCGGCGCTGGACGGCTTCACGCTGCGTTCGGCGCTCGCTCAGACCGAGCTGTACCGCGGCCACATCCTGCGGGCGTCGTCCGCCTCGGCCCCGTCGTCCTCCCTGTCGTCCTCCCCGTCGTCCTCCCCGTCGTCCTCCCGCGAGACTGCACGCTGA